GCTCGATGCCATGCTGGCCTTGTGCGAAGAGACGCGCTGCCGCCGCCAGTCGCTGCTGGCCTACTTCGACGAAGTGCTCGAGCAGCCGTGCGGGCATTGTGACAACTGCGTCGACCAGATCCAGACCTGGGATGCCACCGAACCTGCGCGCCAGGCCCTGTCGGCGGTGTTCCGTACTGGCCAGCGCTATGGGGTGGGCCATCTGGTCGACGTACTGCTGGGCAAGGACACCGAAAAGGTGCGCAACTTCGGCCACGAGAAACTTTCGGTGTTCGGCGTCGGCAACGCGCTCGCCGAGGCCGAATGGCGGTCGCTGTTCCGTCAGTTGGTGGCGCGCGGCCTGGTGGACATCGACCTGGAAGGGTATGGCGGCCTGCGCCTGGCCGACAGTTGCCGGCCGTTGTTGCGTGGCGAGGTGAAGCTGCAACTGCGCCGCGACCTCAAGCCGCAGACAGTGGCCAAGGCCTCTACCAGCGGCGGCAGCCCGGCCAGCCAGCTGGTGCGTGTCGAGGAGCGCGAACTGTGGGAGGCCCTGCGCACCCTGCGGCGCAAGCTCGCCGAAGAACACAGCGTGCCGCCCTACGTCATTTTCCCCGACTCCACCTTGCTGGAAATGTTGCGCAGCCAGCCGACCAGCCTCAGCGACATGGCCCAGGTCAGTGGTGTGGGCGCACGCAAGCTGGAGCGCTACGGCCAGGCCTTTCTCGAAGTCCTCAATGGCGCGGGTGGCACCGAGGAGGCGCCGAAAGTGGTACTCGACCTGCGCCATGAGCTGGTCAGCCTGGCCCGCGCCGGCATGACCCCGGCGCAGATCGCCGGGCAGCTCAAATGCAGCGAAAAGAACGTCTACAGCCTGCTGGCCGAAGCCATCGGCCGCCAGGAGCTAAGCCTGGAGCAGGCGCTGGACCTGCCGGAAGACCTGATGATGGAGGTGCAGGACGCGTTTCTCGACGGTGAAGGAGAATTGCCGCCGGTATCGGCCATCGCACCCTTGTTCGGCCCACGGGTTCCAGAAGGGGTGCTGTACTGCATTCGTGCGGCACTGGCGGCGGAGTTCGAGCTGTAATTGAAGACATTTCGGACAACTGCTGACCTTTGTCATCCTTTTTGACGAATTGCGAACGTTTGCGCGGCGGGCAGCCTTGCTTGATGGCACGGGACATGATTAGCTGACTAATAATTAGTTCTAGTTCATGAGTTGCTTATGCCCCTGACCGACAACCAACACCGCTTCGGCATGCAGCTGGCCCAGATGTCCCGGGGCTGGCGTGCCGAGCTGGATCGCCGCCTGGCCGGGCTCAACCTGTCCCAGGCACGCTGGCTGGTGTTGCTGCATCTTGCCCGTTTCGAAGAGGCGCCCACCCAGCGTGAGCTGGCCCAGAGCGTCGGTGTCGAGGGCCCGACCTTGGCGCGCCTGCTCGACAGCCTGGAAAACCAGGGCCTGGTACGGCGCCAGGCGGTGATGGAGGATCGCCGTGCCAAGAAGATTTTGCTGTGCCCGCCGGCCAAACCGTTGATCGAGCAGATCGAGACCATCGCCAATGCCTTGCGCCTGGAGCTGTTCACCGGGGTGGATGAGGCAGACCTCGAAGTGTGCATGCGGGTGCATGCGAAGATTCTGGCCAACCTCGAAAAGTCCTGAACTTCTGGGCCCGCAAGGCGGGCCCGGCAATCTAGAAGGTATGCCCCAGGTTCAGATACACGGCCTGCTCATGCGCACTGTTGGCCCCGTAACTCAAGTTCAACGGCCCCAGCGGCGTCTCCAGCCCCAGGAAGACGCTCGCCGCGTTGATATATCCACTGTCGAACTCGTTGTCGTTGTTCCAGGCTCGCCCCCGCTCCAGCGACCCTCCGATATACAGCGGGAAGTCCAGCGGCAGGTAGGCCCGTGGCGTCAGTCGGCGGTAGTAGACCATGCGCATCAGGCTCACGTTCTGCCCCGACACCGAGTCCTGGCGAAACCCTGAAAGCTCCCGTGCGCCGCCAATCACGAAGCTCGACGTCACTACCTCTGTGGCATCCAGCGTGCGCCCGTAACGCCCTCCCAGCACCCAGGTGTTCGGCCCGTAGCTGAAGGCCTTGTCCAGGTTGAGCAGCCATTGCCGGTATTCGTCGTCGGAGTCCAGCGACTTGTCGTACTTGCGCAAGGTCAGGCCGATGTCTTCGCCGCTGTGCGGGAAGTACACGTTATCGAGGGTATCGAACGAGTACTTCAACTCGTAGAAGCCTTCATTGAAGCTGACCTTGGGCAGGTCCTGATCGCCGATTCGCACATCCGCTTCGCCCCAGGCTTTGCCTGCCCCCAGGCGCACTTCGCCATAGGTGCCGATCTGCCGGCCGAAATTGAGGCCGAAACCGTAACGCTCCAGCCGGTATTCGGCGACCGGGTCGTTGTCCAGGGTCGCTTCGATGTTTTGTGACCCGAAGTCCAGATAGGGCGCGATGAAGTAGCGCGAGCCCACGTCCAGCGGTTGGTAGAACTCGCTGTACAGCTCCTGTTGATCGCCAATCTGCGCGCGCGTCAGCCACTCGGCGCCGAGCTGGTTGATGCCGTTGACCCGATAGCTGGCGCCCAGATTGAAGGCGCTGTCGCCGCGCAGGTCATCCGACAGGTTCAGGCCCAGGCGCAGGTAGTCGGTGCCGCCACGCTTGCCGCGGGCGTTGATCACCAGGGTGTTGTCATCGCCCTTGTGCACCACGCGGTATTGCACCCGGTCGAAGTAGTCCAGGCCATACAGGGTGCCCATGTCGGTCTGCAGGCGGTCGAGTTCCAGCGGCTCGCCGAGGGGCTGACGGATGTAGTAGCGGATCACGTCATCACTGACCTTCGAATCGTTCTCCACCCGGATCGCGGTGATCACCGGCGTGCGTTGGCGCGGCGAGCGGGCCACCGCCAGTTCGGCATCGCCCTCGGGCTGACGCAGCGCGGCCAGGCGCGGTTCGAGCAGGCGCGCGGCGCGGTAGCCGGCTTCGATCATGTCGCGGGCGCGGCCGAAGTCGGTGACACCGAAGGCGGCCAGTTGCGGTTGGATGAGAATATCGTCGCGGTGCAGGCTGGCCAGTTGTTCCTCGGAGTTGCGCCGGGTCATCAGGGTGATCGATTGGTTGAGCACGTCGACCACCGTGGCCAGTTGCTTGCGGTCACGTAGCGGGGTACCGATGTCGACCACGATGGCCATGTCCACCCCCATCTCGCGTGCCACGTCCACGGGGATGTTGTCGACCATGCCGCCGTCTACCAGCAGGCGGCCATCGAGTTCCACCGGTGCGAACACGGCGGGGATCGACATGCTGGCGCGAATCACCTGGGGCAGGTGGCCGCGGCTGAATACCACTTTCTCGCCACTGGCGATGTCGGTGGCCACGGCGCGAAAGGGGATGGGCAACTTGTCGAAGTCGCGGGTATCGGCGGTATGAGCAAGCTTGCTTTCCAGCAGCAAGGCCAGGTTCTGGCCCTGGATCACGCCCAGCGGCAGGCCCAGGCTGCCATCATCGCGAAAGCTCAGTTTCTGCTTGACCAGAAAGTCGCGGTCATCCTGTTTGCGCCTGAACGGTACGTCCTTGCGGGGCGGAGCGTCGGAAAGCGCTTGCTGCCAGTCCAGGGTGGTGGCCAGTTTTTCCAGTTCCTCGACGCTGTAGCCGGACGCGTACAGTCCCCCCACCACCGCCCCCATGCTGGTGCCGGCAATGGCGTCGATGCGCACACCCTGTTCTTCCAGGGCCTTGAGCACGCCAATATGGGCCAGGCCGCGGGCCGCGCCACCCGAGAGCACCAGCCCGACCTTCGGGCGTGCGGGTTCGGTGGCGAGCGCGGTGATGGACGTGAGCGTCAGCAAAAGGCAGAACAGCAGGCGGTGCATCGTGAGTCTCAAACCCTGGGCTAAAGATCGCTAGTATAAGCGGCCCCTTACCTTCAGAGACTTGACCATGGCCCACACCAAGCCAGAAATTGTCATCACCTATTGCACCCAGTGCCAGTGGCTGCTGCGCGCGGCCTGGCTGGCCCAGGAGCTGCTCAGCACCTTTTCCGACGACCTGGCCCGGGTGGCACTGGAGCCTGGCACGGGTGGTGTGTTTCGTATCACCTGCCAAGGCGTGCAGATCTGGGAGCGCAAGGCTGACGGCGGCTTCCCCGAGGCCAAGGTACTCAAGCAGCGAGTGCGCGACCAGATCGACCCGCAGCGCGACCTGGGCCACAACGATCGCTGATCAGGCGCTTTCGGCCATTGCGCGCGGTTTGCTCGGCTGTTCGGCGGCCAGGCGGCTGGACAGCACGATGGCAAAGATGATCAGCGCACCGCCCAGCAGCATGCGCACGGTCGGTGTTTCGGCGAACACCACCCAGGCCACGGCGATGCCGTAGACCGGCTCCATGCCGAACACCACGGCCGCGGTGCGTGCTTTGATCACCGCCAGGCTGGCGACGAACAGGCTGTGGGCGACACCGGTGCAGAAGATGCCGAGCAGGGCGATCCACAGCCAGTCTTGGGGGGCCACCGCGGACAGGCCTGGGGCGGCTACGGGCACCAGGCACAGCCCCACCACCAGGTTCTGCCACAGGGCTGCCTGCACGGCGGGCAAGCGTCCGGAGCCGGCGCGGTTGGTCAGCGAAAGCAGCGAGAACAGCAGGCCCGAGAGCAAGGCCCAGAGCAGGCCGCCGGTAGCTTCGCTTGCCAGGTCGAAGGACGGCGTCACCAGGATCAGCCCGATGCTTACCAGCAGCACCAGCAAGGCTTCGTTGCGGCGGATACGTTCACGGAACAGCACGCCTTCGAGAATCACGGTAAATGCTGGGAAGCTGGCAAACCCGAGGGTGGCGATGGCCACGCCGCCGACTTTGACGGCAATGAAGAAACTGACCCAGTGGCCGGCCAGCAGCACGCCGCCCAGTACCAGGCGGCGCACATCGCGCCCGCTCAGGCGTTGCCAGCCGGGGCCGGCGAGGCTGGCGAACAGGGCCAGGGCGAGCACGGCGAAGGCGGCGCGGCCGAAGACGATGATTGCCGGGCTGGCGCTGGCGGCCAGCTTGCCGAACACGCCGGTCAGGCCGAAGAACAGTGCGCCGATGTGCAGGGCCCCGAGGGCGGTGCGGTGGTTCATTGTGGTCCTTGGGGGTCTCGTTGTATTGGCGGGCCCTATCGCCGGCAAGCCGGCTCCCACAGGTACACCACAGTTCTCAAGCTAGTGGTGTACCTGTGGGAGCCGGCTTGCCAGCGATAGGGCAGGTACAGGCACAGTGTAAAGCGCCAGGCAAACATGATCTGTCGCCAGCCTAGCGCCCGTTATCGCCGGACTCTCGCCGCAACGCCATCGGGGTGCATCCAAACGCTCGCAGCATTGCTGCCGAAAACGCGCTTTGCGAGCTGTACCCCACTTGCGCGGCTATTTCCCCCAAAGGCAAAGATGTCTGGGTAACCAACTGCCGCGCCTTGAGCAGCCGCCGCTGGCGGATGTAGTCCATCGGTGTCATCGCGCATTCGGCAGTGAAGCGCGCATGCAACCGCGCAGCGGACAACCCGGCGATACGCGCCAGGTCGGCGACCTGCAGCGGGTACGCGGCGTGCTGATCGATATGGCTATCGAACGCTGCATAGGGCAGCCGATGGCTGGGCGCGACGAGGGCCGAAGCGGTGGGGTTGAGGCTGGCCAGTAGCAGCACCGCACCTTGCCGGGCGATCAGCGGGTCATCCACCGGGCTGGCCGCCAGCCAGTCGACCAGTTGCTGCTGGCGGTTGTCCAGGCCTAGGGCGGCCGGGCGGTCCAGCAGTCGCCGGCTGGCATCGGCATGCTCACCCAGTTGTTCGTGCAGCCAATGCTCGCCCGGCACATCGAGCACCAGGCAGTGGCTGCCGGTGTCACTGCCACAACTGTGATGAGTACCGGCGGGTACCACCATCAGGGCCTGGCGGTCGAGCCGCGCACTGTGCCCCTGTACCTCGAAATCTAGGCGGCCACCCAGGCCGAACACCAGTTGCGGGTGTTCGTGGCTGTGGGCGATCAGGTCGTGGCGGTAATGGCGCAGGGAAAGGATCGGGCCGGCGGTCATGGGGCTTCCTCGCGGGGCAGGCAATCATTGTGCCCCATTCCTCACGGTCCATCACCCGTCACATTGCTGCCACCAACCTGTCATCTGCGCCTGCCAGTCTCCAGCAAACAGCGCCGGAGCCCGCCCATGACCCACGCCGAACTCTCTCGCCCGTCACGCAAGCAGCGCGTGCGCACGCTGTGGATTTCCGATGTGCACCTGGGCACCCGTGACTGCCAGGCCGAACACCTGTCGCAGTTTCTCAAGGGTTACCAGGCCGACCGTATCTACCTGGTCGGTGACATCATCGACGGCTGGAAACTGCGCAGCGGCATCTACTGGCCGCAAGCGCATACCAACGTGATCCGTCGCCTGCTGACCATGAGCAAGCGCGGCACTGAGGTGATCTATGTCACGGGTAACCACGACGAATTCCTGCGCCGCTATTCGAAGTTGCTGCTCGGCAACATCCAGTTGGTGGACGAGGCTGAGCACCTGACGGCGGACGGCCGCCGGCTGCTGGTGATCCATGGCGACCAGTTCGACGTCATCACCCGCTACCACCGTTGGCTGGCCTTCCTCGGCGACCGTGCCTACGAGTTCACCCTGGTGCTCAACCGCTGGCTCAACCATTGGCGAGCGCGCTACGGCTATGGCTACTGGTCGTTGTCGGCCTACCTCAAGCACAAGGTCAAGGGCGCGGTGAACTTCATCAGCGACTTCGAGGATGCCATTGCCCACGAATGCACGCGCCGTGGCTTTCACGGGGTGGTGTGCGGGCACATCCACCATGCCGAGATCCGCAGGGTCGGCGAAGTGGAATACCTCAATTGTGGCGATTGGGTCGAGTCGTGCTCGGCGTTGATCGAGCACTGGGATGGCAGCATCGAGCTGTACCGGCTGGCCGATGCACAGGCGCGGCAAGCCGAGCAGGCTGCCGCGCTGCGCGAACCTGCCTGAGGCGCGTTAGAGGCTGATCTTGCCCCGCAAGATGTCGCGGAACATGGCGAAATCGCCGATCAGGCTGTACAGCGGATGCTTGAAGGTGGCCGGCCGGTTCTTCTCGAAAAAGAAGTGGCCGACCCAGGCGAAGCCATAGCCGAATAGCGGCACGGCCAACAGCAGCAGCCACTTGCCACTGCCGATGGTATAGGCGAGCAGGGCAATGACC
The Pseudomonas sp. KU43P genome window above contains:
- a CDS encoding MarR family transcriptional regulator, whose product is MPLTDNQHRFGMQLAQMSRGWRAELDRRLAGLNLSQARWLVLLHLARFEEAPTQRELAQSVGVEGPTLARLLDSLENQGLVRRQAVMEDRRAKKILLCPPAKPLIEQIETIANALRLELFTGVDEADLEVCMRVHAKILANLEKS
- a CDS encoding patatin-like phospholipase family protein, encoding MHRLLFCLLLTLTSITALATEPARPKVGLVLSGGAARGLAHIGVLKALEEQGVRIDAIAGTSMGAVVGGLYASGYSVEELEKLATTLDWQQALSDAPPRKDVPFRRKQDDRDFLVKQKLSFRDDGSLGLPLGVIQGQNLALLLESKLAHTADTRDFDKLPIPFRAVATDIASGEKVVFSRGHLPQVIRASMSIPAVFAPVELDGRLLVDGGMVDNIPVDVAREMGVDMAIVVDIGTPLRDRKQLATVVDVLNQSITLMTRRNSEEQLASLHRDDILIQPQLAAFGVTDFGRARDMIEAGYRAARLLEPRLAALRQPEGDAELAVARSPRQRTPVITAIRVENDSKVSDDVIRYYIRQPLGEPLELDRLQTDMGTLYGLDYFDRVQYRVVHKGDDNTLVINARGKRGGTDYLRLGLNLSDDLRGDSAFNLGASYRVNGINQLGAEWLTRAQIGDQQELYSEFYQPLDVGSRYFIAPYLDFGSQNIEATLDNDPVAEYRLERYGFGLNFGRQIGTYGEVRLGAGKAWGEADVRIGDQDLPKVSFNEGFYELKYSFDTLDNVYFPHSGEDIGLTLRKYDKSLDSDDEYRQWLLNLDKAFSYGPNTWVLGGRYGRTLDATEVVTSSFVIGGARELSGFRQDSVSGQNVSLMRMVYYRRLTPRAYLPLDFPLYIGGSLERGRAWNNDNEFDSGYINAASVFLGLETPLGPLNLSYGANSAHEQAVYLNLGHTF
- a CDS encoding SelT/SelW/SelH family protein; translation: MAHTKPEIVITYCTQCQWLLRAAWLAQELLSTFSDDLARVALEPGTGGVFRITCQGVQIWERKADGGFPEAKVLKQRVRDQIDPQRDLGHNDR
- a CDS encoding DMT family transporter; this translates as MNHRTALGALHIGALFFGLTGVFGKLAASASPAIIVFGRAAFAVLALALFASLAGPGWQRLSGRDVRRLVLGGVLLAGHWVSFFIAVKVGGVAIATLGFASFPAFTVILEGVLFRERIRRNEALLVLLVSIGLILVTPSFDLASEATGGLLWALLSGLLFSLLSLTNRAGSGRLPAVQAALWQNLVVGLCLVPVAAPGLSAVAPQDWLWIALLGIFCTGVAHSLFVASLAVIKARTAAVVFGMEPVYGIAVAWVVFAETPTVRMLLGGALIIFAIVLSSRLAAEQPSKPRAMAESA
- a CDS encoding helix-turn-helix transcriptional regulator, encoding MTAGPILSLRHYRHDLIAHSHEHPQLVFGLGGRLDFEVQGHSARLDRQALMVVPAGTHHSCGSDTGSHCLVLDVPGEHWLHEQLGEHADASRRLLDRPAALGLDNRQQQLVDWLAASPVDDPLIARQGAVLLLASLNPTASALVAPSHRLPYAAFDSHIDQHAAYPLQVADLARIAGLSAARLHARFTAECAMTPMDYIRQRRLLKARQLVTQTSLPLGEIAAQVGYSSQSAFSAAMLRAFGCTPMALRRESGDNGR
- a CDS encoding UDP-2,3-diacylglucosamine diphosphatase — translated: MTHAELSRPSRKQRVRTLWISDVHLGTRDCQAEHLSQFLKGYQADRIYLVGDIIDGWKLRSGIYWPQAHTNVIRRLLTMSKRGTEVIYVTGNHDEFLRRYSKLLLGNIQLVDEAEHLTADGRRLLVIHGDQFDVITRYHRWLAFLGDRAYEFTLVLNRWLNHWRARYGYGYWSLSAYLKHKVKGAVNFISDFEDAIAHECTRRGFHGVVCGHIHHAEIRRVGEVEYLNCGDWVESCSALIEHWDGSIELYRLADAQARQAEQAAALREPA
- a CDS encoding DUF962 domain-containing protein translates to MNSTAQYRSFAEFYPYYLGEHSNPTCRRLHFVGTSLVIALLAYTIGSGKWLLLLAVPLFGYGFAWVGHFFFEKNRPATFKHPLYSLIGDFAMFRDILRGKISL